The Urocitellus parryii isolate mUroPar1 unplaced genomic scaffold, mUroPar1.hap1 Scaffold_227, whole genome shotgun sequence region AAGCAGCCATTCTGACCTCTTGAGACAGGTCCCTTGTAAATCCCTGTTCTGTGCCCCACAACTTTAGATTTGGTTCTAGCTGCCTGTGTTTGCCTCGTCTCCTCTGCTGAGATGATTTTGATAATCAGATTATCTGTGGTAACCCCTTTTCAGGGGGCTTCCAACTGTATCAATTAATATTGGCTAGAAATAAGAACCACCTTGCCTTTCCAAATGCCTCATAAGACGACGTTGGTAAAGTGCAAAGATACGAGCTGTCAAGAGCAGGGTGGGCCATCCTAACAACTAATGATCAATCAAAGAAACTGAGACATTTCAGAATTGACTGAGTTTGAGAGGGTTAAAAGGTGCAGCAAAAGTACaaggaaatgttttaagaaaaggttttcatataaaaatattttaaaactttcttttgccTTAAAATGAGCTGTTTAAATAGAAACCAAGTAATTAGAATCTTAATGTGAAGCTTAGTGAACCAATAATTTAGTCAGGAGCTGAGTTGAATGAcgttctcccttttttctttgatCTACCACCTTTTAGTTAATCTTCCTTACCTAGGAGCCAACAAGAAGATAAGGCAGCAAAATAAGAAAagtcaaatatacaaaatatagtaGAAACTTTTATTAATGAGACCCTGATACCTTCTGAACATTTCTCTTTAAGTAGTTAAGATCTGGCTATGACCATGTCATATGTTAGCAGCAAGGAATTCAGGAATCACATTTCTCTGACATCTacacagaaaattaaatgagatacaaAGTTTTTATCTTATGTTTTATCGAGTTTGGGGAATTTCATGGATACTATCAGACTGTGTCATTGAAAGAGAATTTGACAATGACAGAGATTGAAAAGACTCAAGGACTAATTGCTTGAAGGacatttctcttttcatctctttCCCATATATCTTAGCAGTAGCATGAGAAGTTTGGGAATTCTGAATTAACTTTGAAGGACAAAGTAAGGcattttttacctttttcacCTTCCCTCCTTCAGTGTACAGCAGGTCTGCAGGAATCCctgttcccttctcctcttcctatTTTCCTTAAATACCAGTGCCTGCATCCCCATGGGCTGGCACAGGGCAACAGGCACAGGAAAGAGCTGTCATCTATCATCTCCCAGGggactatttttaaagtttttcctttCTCGGTAGTCTTAGTAGTTTGGGGAATGTTCGGCATTCGAGTCAGGGATTAAGAGGTGCTTCCTTTACCAATCTGTACTCTGCTTTCTgtcagaaccagaaaaaaagagacgATGCAGGGAGCCTTCAGCCTCTGTCTGGTGCCTTGGTTGCAGCTGTgactgcagttctgcagtggggcTTGGGGAGGAAGGTGCCCATCTGCTGCTCTCCCTGTATGGCTGCCATGCGGTTTCTGTGCTGCACTCACATGTCATGGTGGCAGAGCATGAAACGCAGGCGGTTTACATTTCATCTTCATTGAAGGTTTGATGCTAAAAAGAATGAACTTCCCTCTTGTTCCTGGGTTCCCACACCATGTCATCCTTAAAAAGAGTGTGTCTTTTGTGTTATATTAAAACCTCTGGGTGCTCAAGTGTTCAGAGAAGTCGACCTGGGTTTCTGCACTCCTCTTGCATCTGCTTAAGTCGTTTCGAGCAAAGCAGGAAAGAGAGTGTGTGAAGCTAGGAAAAGTGCCCAGAGGGGAAAAATTTTGATGTAGCTGTTAGCTGTTtttcctgatatatatatatacatttagtcAAGAGGTGATTCCACATTTCTACTAGCTTTAGAAATGCCCTCAGAATGGGGGGTGGAGTTGGGTAAAGTTTCCAGAGCCCTCCCTGGTCACAGCAGAGCTGTCATGCTGTGCAAGCTGAAAAAATTCACTTCTCAGAGTGCCTTTCTCCCGAGACCTTTGCTGTCCTTTATTGCCcttttcatctctctttctttgttctgatACTAATTAAGGTCACTAAAAATGCTTTCTCGGTGGTTTTCAAACCCTAGTAGCCAAGAAACATCTATTAGGCAGGAAACTGGGGATTGTGGTAATTTGCATTTGTGTTCCGGGGAGAGAAAAATTGTGATGTGTTTTTTACCCCATTGGACATGAAACTCTAAATTTTTATTACCTCTTTAAGACTCATATCAGGAGAAAACTCTATGCTCTGGTTACCTGGGAACATATATAACACTGTGAGTCTTGGATACTTAGGTTCAACCATAATAGGCTAGAATGCTTGATTGTTATGATCCTGGAAAAACTAGAGTAAATTTCTAAACTGACTTTATCTTATTGTTTTCCCATGAGTTGCCCCTTTCTTGGAGATAAGTCATCAATTACCTGGGGGCTTTTCATTCACTATGGTCACCAAATGCTCACGCATCACTCCTTTATCCTTCCTTACATTCTATGAGCcccatttctatttcctttgccTTAGTTCTCTCTGCCTTGATTGTTTCATGCGTGCAACTTTAACCTGAGCCGTGACTATTCAAGATAGCATTCATCCTCATGTCCAATCTACCACCAGTATTCTTGGCAAATTATTTCAATGCAcactccattttataaagcattGCTCAATTTGTAGTCCTAAAACATGTTGTCAAGCAACAATCCACAGCtcaaaaagtttttatgaacCCCAAATGCCCAAAGGAGGAAATTCTATTTTGCCTAACAATCACTACCTGCTAACCCAATTCCAACTATTACCTGAAGTATGAATCCACTATTTCCCCAGACTGACCTACTGTTTTTCCCTACACACGTCTTGCACCACCTCTTTATCTGTTTTCTGTCccctctgctttctcctccttTGTGCATCCAAATTTTACCCTTTGTTCAACATTTGCTTTCACTTCTTCCTCAAGACATTTCTGTTTATCAATAATGTTCCTTACTATCCAGCCCTTATATGTCATATAGGCTGCCTTTTTGCCATTGTATCCTTTTAGCACCTCACATGGCTATACACACACGAGTGCGctcacgcgcgcgcacacacacacacacacacttgtttcttTCCTCCCAAAGTGGAGTATAACAATAGGTCTATTCCATCAGGGATTCAAGATTGATAGCAAACACCTGATGTACAGTATTATTATCTATCTTTTCCTGCTAAGCCATAGGTActaatgaattaaaatagaagCTTCATAGTGGTGGTCGATAAGGCCAAcattctctttaatatttattgtagGCTGTTTGTGCTATAATTGTATTTATGGAAATTGATTTGTCCAACAAAATGCTACTATccaaattcatataattttaaaccaTGTAGTTAACAATTAGCTCATTTGTATATCAAAGTTTTGTTGAACTTCTACCAAATGATGCTGGGGCtaagaagataaacaaaacagGTTGCCACAAATCTATGAATTTATAGATTTGTTGAGGTTAAAGAAACATAAGCAAGTAATTACTTAGCTTGAGAAAAACACTACACCAAATTTTGTATGACATACTAGGTGTCCATGAACAAAAGACTGACCATAGGCTTATCTGGAAAGGTAGTGATTCACCTGAAGAACATGAAATTggattttctcctatatgatcaTGAAAGCATGCTCAGCATGCCTATGAGATCATGTCTGAATTGAACCAAGACATCGGGGTGGAACAAAGAAGATGTTAGAATTATATGTACCTAGACTCATAACCCAGATCTGCTTCTTTGGAGATGTGTGGCAGGTCACCTAGCAGCCTTGAATCTATTTTTCTGGTTGTAGAAGAGAGGCCCTTGGCTTGGTAGGTTAAATGTTGTCTCTAATTGCTCCACTAGCCTCAAACCTAGGCCACTAGGTCACTATGTTCATCTTATaacacttttcttcatttttccaggtctttccttttttcctttttttcccccattccgCTTATGAAAAGAGTCAAAGTTTTACCAACCATTTCCCTGGTTATTATGACTCTTTCCTGCTTGGATTAAATCTTTTCTACTTACAGAAGTTTTTTTGGCCACATAGAAAACTGTTAACAGACTAAAGTGAGGTttaactggttttatttttttattttctgtactaAAAAGGATGTCTTATTTTGACTTGTGCATTTTCCAAGAgagaatgttctttaaaaattcttacagtCATGGTGAAACCAATATTTATCCTGCTGGCAGAGCTGTGGTCAGTAGAAGGAAAAGCAAAGTGAATTCCTGGTATGGCCAACGTGTGATCTGTAGACAagaagggacaaaaaaaaaaagacataattatCAATAGCAGGGAATTTGAGCAACAAccaagaagtttttaatttctggCTTTTCCTCAGTAAGCCCAGGACTCTTttagtttttgatttttacagaaATTAACATCAGAACCAAAGAACTATTAAAGAGTTTCATGTTATAAtagaatttttcacttattttctaaAGTTGGGGAAatgaaagtgttttgtttttatgcattCATTATTCCACAAATATCTGCAGAGTACTTGTGCCTCATCCATCTTTATATTAATTCCAGGGATATGAACCAGAGGACTTCCCTATGGTAAATAGAGTACAGGATGATTATCCATAACATGAGAACACAAAATCTAATTCTACACCATGTAAACTTTGTTTAATGCACAAAATTACTGAAAAGATTGCATAACATTATTCTCAGGCTATGActataaaatgtaaatggaatATGGGTGAATTTGGTGCTTAGACTTGGGTACCATTGACAAgatatcacattttatatatatatatatatatatatatatatatatatatatatatatatatatgtatgtatgtctgcAAATCCTCTAAAatcttccaaaatctgaaatctaaaacaCTTCTGGTTCCAAACATCTCAGATAAGGGATCCTCTACCTATATAAGCCCTGGAGTTCTTTAGACCTGGAGCAACCCCATTTCAGGCCTGTGTCTGTGGTACTTTGGGAAATTTACCAAAACTTCTCTGAAGTTCATATGGCAGACTTAGAgtatataactttttaatattatttataataatcatgataagtatataaataataattattttattaaaataactgtaGAAGAGTAATCCCCAtatttttataccagggattgaattcatgggCACTTAaatattgagccacatccccatccctattttgtatttccacctcacttttgctgatgctggctttgaatttgcaatcctcctacctcagcctcccgagctactaggattacaggcatgtgccaatatGCCCAGCAAGTAATTCTCTTTTGAAGATTGAAGGACTAGTCCAGTACAGATGggcatctaaataaataattacaaaacaatgtgttaagaaatcaaagaataaaaatgtgaagCTGATCTGGGGATTGAGGGAATGTCAGTAAGGACTTGACACAGGAGATGTTGTAAGTTGGATGAGGTTTCCTCGTCTGATTCATGAAGGCAGGAGCTACCTACACCAACAGGACATTAAGACATGATCTGCTCTatttagaaaacaacaaataGTTCAGTATAGTTTGAGAACCTGTTGTTTGTGAGGATACAGCAAAAATGAAAGTGGATATGGTACAGTACTTGGCATACAACAGGTGCTACCTAAACATTTCTTGATTTAATGGCCAAAATCAGATTATGGCAACTTTATTTCATGAAGAAAGAGTTTGGCTGCAAAGATAGGCCAGTGTGGCAGCATTTTTCTGGGTTGAGATATCTGTTCTTCAAAAACTCATATAAAAAATATCATCTAATCACTTAGGCGGCAGCCAGGAGTTCGTAGGtaactgttatgatttagatttgGAGTCCCCCAAACTCACATGTTAGAAGGGATATGATTGGGTTAttgccttaaactaatcagtggattgatccctgatgggaggcaggtgaggtgtggctggaggaagtggtccactgggggcatggctcttgggtatatattttgtatctagagagtggagagtttctctttctctctctctctctctctctctctctctctctctctctctctctctctctctccctgatttctgatcaccatgtgagctgcttccctctgccacactcttctgccatgatgttctgtctcacctcggACCCTGAAGAATGAAACTGAGAACTCTGAAGCCATAAGTtctcaaataaagttttcctcccctaaaattgttctgatcagatcttttggtcacagtggtgaaaaagctgactgacacagtaTGGTTATGTAAATGGCatgaaaggaagaagaatttaGGTTGACTCTCAAATGGCAATGCAATGATGTGTGTGGACAGTTGGTACCAATAACCAACATTGAGACTGcaggaattagaaaatattttaaagaaaaaatgacttagcttgttttaaaacattgatgtatgagaatgttttaattatgtcctttttgaaatgtttaatgTACATTTAGAAATCTAATGTTAGAAATTATAACAATAGCCCAAATTAAGATACAAATCTGGGAACAATTTATATGCTGTGAGATTCAATGACTTCAGGAGAGAAATTGTACAAGGTGAAGtgaaaataaggctggggagaGAATTTAGATAATCCTTAAACTAGGTAGAGCTTAACTAAGTAGAGCTTAACTAATCTCTTAGAAGTCCTTACTAATTTTTTGCAAGACCAATCCTACTGGTCTCATCATTAAGCAAGAGACTGGGATCTTCTAAGAatcaagaactatgtaaataGGAAGTGTCAGGAATAAGAGTGAGATTGAGAGTTTTAGGGGAAGTGAGGcataaagtaataaaaaacacaaacatgGTTGTCAGTGATATGGCCATTAGGAAGTTGTTGGTGATGGTCAGAAAATGCCACTTAGTCGAATGACAGAATCAGTCAAATAATAATAGATTACAAATGGATAGAAAATGGTGATATGGAGCCAGAGTTATGCTTAACTAGGAATCAAGGAGCAAAGAGTATTGTTATGTACCTACAGGGCATGGAGTGTCCAAGAACATTTggctttgtatttgtttatttatttttagaaaggatGGAATTTGGATATATTAACCTGATCACACTCTCTAACCTGACAGGCTGCCCCAAGCTATTGGGTGCATGAATCATATGTTAAGGAGAAGTCTCACAGATCCTGAAGGTGTTAGGAATTTGTCTCACACACTCCAGATGAAAGAGCTTCCCACAGGTATAATAAATTCACCTGTGTGATTTACTTTTTCAGTCCAGCAAAAAGTCACTTCCTGGCTGATGTTTTATGGCACCATGTGCTTTCAGGGGAAGTATGCATGACATACCTTTGTCACCCAGAAATTCCAGGGACAGTACTGTCAGGGAGTGTGAAACCTCACCAGGAAGATAGATGGGCATAATTTGATTGTTTGCATAACCAACACCACAGGGAATAACTTTGCTAATAATCTACTAATCAATGTGTCCTTTCCCCATGCTGCTAGTTAGGGATAGCATAGGACCTTTGggcttttctgttcattttaaaatttgaaattgcaCTGCtccttcaaagaaaattttaaataaagtgttttttaaaatcatttttctccattaataACTTTCCTTACAAAGGATATTCTTATGGAGGAGGTTGACCCATTCCTACCACTGCCAGCCAGACACTCTGGGCACATTCTATTTGCAAGGCCTCAGAATTGGGAGTACACACCTCTTAAAAGTCTTTACTAATTTTTTGTAAGACCAATCCTACAGAAGAAAGCTATAATTTTCCATGGGAATTTCTAAACATATGTGCAAAGTCTCTACATGTTTTACCTTTCCTATATACTGTTGCTAAATAGGCATCAGCTTTACATAAATAAATTGTTTCCTTGGGCAGCATGCTCACAGAAGTGCCACAgatttttccttctccatttttttcttctgatctttCCCTCAATTCACCTTTTCTCAGCATAGTGAGGGAAGGGGCTGAGATCAGAAAGCCAGAAAGTGGCAGGATTCTTCCTCCATCACTGTCTTCAGCCATTACATAACTACAGTGTGATTCTGAAATCCCACCACCATGAGCAAATCTTGGCCCCTCCAGTTACTAGCTGTGTGTTTCCTAGTTCAAGCTCCTTGGCTATGAAATTATAGTAAGGGTCCTGTGAACTCATGGGATGCTGTGAACTTTACCTGAGAGAAATGCAGGTGAACTACTGGTGGCATTCATGGTATAACTAAGTAGAGCTTaactattctcatttttaaaagaataataaaggtaACTATTTAACTCATTTAAAGAATTTACTAATATTATAAATTACTAGAAAGTGACAGTTATAATTgaaaaaagaacttcaaaatatactagaTAGCTATAATAATCAATACAGAATGGTATTAGGATAAAACAGACACCAAAGATCAATAGAGAGCCCAAGAGTCATTCCTTACAGctacagccaactgattttcaatactAAGAACTTGCATTGGAGAAaggacaatattttaaataaagatgactgggaaaattggatatccgtATGCAAAAGGATGAAACTAGACCCTATTTTTTATCAgctacaaaaatgaaattaaattcatttgaagACTTAAATGTGAGGTCCAAAATTATCAAACttcaagaagaaaacatggggaaaaCATTTTAGGGCAGTGGAATAGGCAAGAATTTTTTTGGATAAGACCTCAAAAGCACAAGATCCACAATGCAAAATAgataaatgggattacatcaagcTAAAATGTTCCTGCACAGCAAAGGGAATTAGAGTGAAGAAACAGCCTATAGAATagaagaatatatttgcaaatttgcAATTTGActatatatttgaaaagatattaatatctagaatatataaggaacccagataactaaatagaaaaaaaaactcattaaaagTTTGGCAATAGACACAAATAGACATTCCTAAagagaagacatacaaattaCCAACATGTATGTGATAAAATGCTCTACATCACTAGTCatctggaaaatgcaaatcaaaaccacaatgagacactacacttcagtaagaatggctatcatcaaaaagacaaaagataacaagaggacatggagaaaagggaaacCCTTGTACACTGgcagtgggaatgtaaattagtacagccattatggaaaacaataagtaggtgcctcaaaaaataaaaaatcaaattaccacCATTCCCTCTGTTGGTATTTATATActcagaggaaatgaaatcagtatgctGAGGAGACATCTGTACTTCCATGTTTATTCCAGCATTGTAAACAATagacaagaaatggaaataaactaaGCATCCATGgaccaatgaatggataaagaaaatgtagtaaatatATACCACAGAATACtttttagcaataaaaagaatgaaatcctttccttgacaacatggatgaaagtTAAGAttgttatgttaagtgaaataagcaggaCACAGATAAACAAGTACCCTGTGATCACACAAGTGGAATCTAAAGGAGTTGATCTCATGgaagttgagaatagaatggtTTATACCAGAGGGATGAAGAGAGGTTAATCAATAGCTGCAATGTTATAGTTAGctaggagcaagaagttctggtgtgctgttGCACGGTAGGATGACTATAGTAACAGTAATGTGCAGTACatttcaaaaatctaaaataaaggaCTTTCAATGTTTTCACTAAAAGTaagtgataaatgtttaaggaaataGATACATTTAATCTTATTTAAGCCTTAACACAATGTGTACTTGCTTTGAGTCCTCACAAGGTACCCCACAGATATGTATAGTTTTTAACATATCAATTAAAggttgaataaaaatatatgtatccaaGTGATGATTCCAAACCCTGGAGAGAAAACATGCCCTAATTCCTGGTCCTCCTAAAGTTCTTGTTGATACCTCTTTATCTCATACTTGCCTTGCTTTTTGTAGTAGTTGTTGTTATTACCACCCAGAACCTGTTACCTTTCTTTTGATAACTACATCTTGATTTCTCTTCAAGTTATACTTTTCCCACTCTTAGCTCATTAAGaacaaaaaacagggctgggcgcagtgccacatgcctgtaatcccaatggctctggaggctgaggaagaaggatcacaagttcaaagccagcctcagcctctcaaaataaaaaaataaaatgggctgaggatgtggctcagtggtttagcacccctgggttcaatcttcagtactaaggaaggaaggaaggaaagaaagaaagacaggaaacGGGAGATATTGGCAATTCTGGCTTTCTATTCCCCAAGTAAAATAAGCTTCCTAAAGGTACCATGATACTTCTTGGCAGCACCATTCCTTAACATCACCTCACTGTAGGAGAAGTGGgagaagttatttattttcctacctTCTCAAGTAGAGATGCCAAAAGAAAATAGGAGTGAGGCTGTTGAGTTACTGAATAATGTTTGATATGCCATTATCAAGGAACTGCTTATTCTAAAGTCTACAGGTTAAGCTCATTAAAGCTTTTACCTTGTCTAATCtttgctttccttaaaaaaaatgtcctttacaAAATCTGTTTTGTATGTGCTTGAGTAATATTAGGTCACTCAACCTTGCttcctaaaagaaatatatatgactTCCTCTAGTACTAGATTGATACTAGGTATAGAAccattttgtttgttgttattgtattTATCTAGGCTAAGAACATTCCCTTTGGTGGCAAGTCTTTATTGCTTAGACTATGATGGTTTGGCATTCCTGAAtccataaataaattatttgatagGTGGAGAGGCAAAGCATCTCTAGTTGTTATAAATCCTTAACCTAATGACTGTTAAATAATTTCCCAAACATTTTGGAGGATTCCAAATTTCAACACATAGCATTTATTGTTCTCCGCTTTTTATGAAACTTATTAGATCATTAAAACTATTTAATGATATTCATTTCATGGGGAAAAGTTGAAGTAACACATTTGCCCCCATCTCACCTTTTCTCACAAGTTGAACATCTTTGCAAAGTTACTGCctactattaatatattttagaagcATTGTCTCTTTATTAATGGGATACCAAGGGTAGAATACTCAGGCTGTTCAGTCCCAGGGTCGTACACCAAGGAATGCCTTGTTTGTAGATATTTTAAAGTcagcaataaaactaaaaatctgcCTGCTCTTTATTACAGACAAGGTAAATGATAACATATCCTCTGCCAGAGCAAACCACCATGACTCCACCTCACCACTTTTAGTATTCACCACTTCATAACTTAATTATCACCTTCCAAATAAATTAATAGCTTAATGTTGTAAGGAGTAAACATTGTCTGGAATATTTTATATGGCAGAACATTccgtttttcttttcctagtgtTATCACTTTAATTACAGTCATGGCATTACAacttgattaaaaacaaaaagagaaaagagaaatgaacagtGTTTGAACTACAAATTCAAATTGAGCATACAGACAAAACTGTAACCAAAGCCAAATTTGACTATTCAAAAAATTTCTCCATTTAGCTTTTAAATCCCttcctcaaagaaaaagaaaccctcaAATTCAAATTACGTATATTATAGTTCTTACTTCAAAGTGAATATCCTGAACTTAGTATTTCTATGATGGCTTTGAGCTACAGATGGAGTACAGCAGAAAGGAGCAGCATTAGGAAAAGCATTTCCATTTGAAGAATTAAACATGAATTTGGTTGTATAATAATGTGAAATACAAATGTCCAGTGCTCACTAGCATGCTACTCTTTGTTTTTCCtggatattgaattttaaaacgaaataaaatatgaagagataAATTACTCAAATTCACTGTGATTCCTTATTTTTTCTAGGTATTTTTGGACAGAAACTAGAAGACACTGTCCGCTACGAGAAGAGATATGGGAACCGTCTGGCTCCAATGCTGGTGGAGCAGTGTGTGGACTTTATCCGACAAAGGGGGCTGAAAGAAGAGGGTCTCTTTCGCCTGCCAGGCCAAGCTAATCTTGTCAAGGAGCTCCAGGATGCCTTCGATTGTGGAGAGAAGCCATCTTTTGACAGGTATGCATCAAGGTTGTACGAACCGACCTTTATTGAGAAATTAGGCTGCCCTGAAAGGATGCACTAAGCTATAGCATAACTTTAATTGGTGTGGtaagaatttaaaagatgaattatttGGTCACACAGTTTGGATTTCTTATTATTAagttacaaagtaaaaaaaaaaaatgtgccactTTAGATGTCTTTctcttccacatttttttctccttcttaaaacatttttatttgttcttttcatttggtCCTAAACTAAAGCTAAATGaaacttttccttttgaaaaagtgAACTCGTGAAACAGGACTCCTCTCTTGTTTggtgttttcatttaattctttcagtTAAGGGATGTTAAAAGAACTGATAAGTAGAGGTTAGGTTGTTGGCAATGTAactgaaaataactatttttaatgaagatataaacagatgttttaaaataaatgtgttaatcTAGTATGGATTAAGAAGGAAACTAGGAGAAGTATAGCATGGTGAAACTCCCAAAATAATGgaaattccaaaaaagaaaataaaaagcatcccTAACTCCAAAAGTTAACAatcaatactttaaatattttatgatttacctccttctctttccttttaaaattttagtagaaaaaaaagatttttaactaacattattaaacatatatagcagaattttttccatattaaaagttttaaatgccctttaattctaatatattttacttaacattttatcAGTAGCAACTTATATAAGCCTCTTtttctaaaatcaaatattttactcTACAGGTATATTATTTATAACCACTTCAATATTAATGGACATTTACTTGTGActtttttcactattataaatattattgtagGAGATATACAATCACAtaagtattttcaatttttatgttgtttactTAGGAGAGATTCTCAGTTTAGCATTTTGTGGGTAGGAATAATCTTTATACTCAAAAGTTAGAAATTGCCTGCTGTCACATTCAGGCTGCTCTAATAAAATGCCACAAACAGAGTGACTTATAAATACcagaaattcatttcttacaGTTGTGGAGGCTAGAATGTTCAGACATACCAGCAAATGATATGTCTGCTGAGGGCCTCCTGTCTGCCCCATAAATGACACCTTCTCTTAAATCTTCAGATGGTAGAAGGGATAAGGTAGCTCTGTGGAGTCTCTTGGATAATGTCGCTAGTACCATTCGTGAAGGCTCTACCATCAAGATTAAATCACCTAGAAATTCCCACTTCCTAATATCATCAGGATGATgataagtttccaacacatgcaTTTATATAGAAGAAATGTTCAGACCATAGCACCACACTAAATATTACTTATCTTAAAAAGTGTAGAATTAGGATGTGAATAGATACTGCTCAACAGTATAAACAAGAAGATATTTGAAAACATGAGATGAAGGAAGCATCACTGTAAGTGTAGAATCTCCCTAATTCTAAATAATGACAATACTTGGTGCTGACAAGATACGCACTTGAGGTAGACACCC contains the following coding sequences:
- the LOC144251803 gene encoding rho GTPase-activating protein 24-like, which produces MGGDRDRMTANHESYLLMASTQNDMEDWVKSIRRVIWGPFGGGIFGQKLEDTVRYEKRYGNRLAPMLVEQCVDFIRQRGLKEEGLFRLPGQANLVKELQDAFDCGEKPSFDRYASRLYEPTFIEKLGCPERMH